CGTCGTTGGCGAGGCCGCCGCCGAACTGGTCCGCCGAGTTCTGGATGAAGCGGCTCTTGGTGATCGTCATGGTGCCGTCGTTGGCGGCGCCGCCGCCGTTGTGGGTGGTGGAGTTGCCGGTGACGGTCGTGTTGTCGACCGTGGCCGTGCCCACGTTGCCGATCCCGCCGGAGAAGTCCGCGCGGTTGTTCAGGATCTGGTCGTTCTCCAGGTGCAGGATGCCGAAGTTGGCGATGCCGCCGCCGAAGTTGTCGGGGAAACCGCCCGTGGCCAGCCCGTTCGAGAGGGTGGTCTTGCTCAGGGTCAGGTCGCCGCCGGCGCCGACGGTGAGGATGCGGAACGCCGGGGCACTGTTCGCACGGGTGATCGTGCTCCCCTTGCCGTTGATCGTCATCACGGTGGTGATGGCCGGCAGCGGACTGTTCAGGGTGTACGTGCAGTTCGACGAGAGGGTCAGCACCGAGCCCGGCACGGCGTTCGCCTGGGCGATGGCCGCGGAGAGCTGGGCGGCGGAGCAGCCGACGGGCGGCGGCGGCGGTGCGGCCGCCGCGGGGGTGGCGGTCACGCCGAGGGCCGTCACGACGCCGAGACCGAGGCCCTGGGCGACACGTGCGACGACGGATGAGGAGAACATCGCGCTCCTTGGTGTCACGGAAGTGGGGGGTACCGCCCGGGGGCGGCACTCGCCACGGGCGGCACCAAATCGTGACCAGCACCGACCGGATAATCCGGTGATGTCATCGCACTGTCGTCGCATTTCATCCGTTCGGCCGAGCGCGCCGAGGGGGCGGTCGGCCGGCGGCGGTCCGCTCCGCCGTGAGGTGGGCGATCACCATGTCGCCGATCAGGGCCCGGTAGCGCTCGCGCTGCGCCGGGGCCACCAGGTCGCGGCCGAAGAGAACACCGAACGTGTGCCGGTTCGCCACCCGGAAGAAGCAGAGCGAGCTGATCATCGCGTGCAGCTCGACGGCGTCCACGTCGGCCGTGAACGCCCCGGACTCCCGTCCGGCGGCCAGGATCCGGCGGATCACGTCCAGCGCCGGCGAACCGATCCGCCCGAGCTTGCGGGAGGCGGCGATGTGGTGGGCGCCGTGGATGTTCTCGATGCTGACCAGACGGACGAAGTCCGGGTTCCGCTCATGGTGGTCGAACGTCAGCTCGGCCAGCCGCCGGATCGCCGCGACCGGGTCGAGGCCGTCCACGTCCAGGCGCCGCTCGGCGTCCCGGATCGCTCCGTACGCCCGCTCCAGCACGGCCGTGAACAGCTGTTCCTTGCCGCCGAAGTAGTAGTAGATCATCCGCTTGGTGGTGCGGGTGCGGGCCGCTATCTCGTCGACCCGGGCGCCGTCGTAGCCGGACCGGGCGAACTCCCGCGTCGCCACGTCGAGGATCTCGGCCCTGGTGCGCGCGGCGTCCCGCGCCCGCCCCTCGGGGCGTGCCGGTTCTTCGGCGCCGGTCATCGGGTTCCTTCGGGCGTGGGGCAGTGCCGGTGATTCTAGAAGGAGGCCCGCCGGGGCGTCCCGGGTTCTGTCCGGGACGCCCGTCACACCGGCTTCGGGCCTGCCGGGTCCTGCCGGGGACGGCCCGCGACACCCGTACCGGGCGGCGGGACGGTAGACGGTATACACCTGTTCGTGCCCGGCAACGCCGCGGCCCGGGTCACACGGGGTGACCCGGGCCGCGATGGCGCACTGTCAGGGGCGTCTGTTCCACTCGGCGATCACGGGGCGCCCGTGCTCCGTGGAGAGCCGGCCGACCGTGCCGGTCGCGAGCTGGAAGAGGCGGCCCTCGGCGGGCGCCAGGCCCAGCCGGCGGGCGGTGAGCACCCGCAGGAAGTGGGCGTGCGCCACGAGGACGACGTCACCGGTGTCCGCGGCGAGCGCCGCGTCCACCCGGGCCAGCACCCGGTCGGCCCGGGCCCCGACCGCCTCGGGCGACTCGCCGGGGTGCCCCTCGGGACCGGGCGGCACGCCGTCCGTCCACAGATCCCAGCCGGGCCGGTCGCGGTGGATGTCGGCCGTGGTGACGCCCTCGTAGCCGCCGTAGTCCCACTCGTGCAGCTCGGGTTCGGGCACGGCGCCGGTCAGGCCCGCCAGCTCGGCGGTGCGTACGGCGCGGCCCAGCGGGCTCGTCAGCACCAGGGCGTAGGTCCGTCCGGTGAGCAGCGGAGCGAGGGACTTGGCCTGTTCCTCACCGAGCGTGGTCAGCGGCAGGTCGGTCCAGCTGGTGTGCTGTCCCGACCTGCTCCACTCCGTCTCACCGTGGCGGACCAGCAGGAGGTCCCCCACGGCCGGTCAGTCCTTCTTCTCGACGGCGTGCCCGCCGAACTGGTTGCGCAGCGCCGCGATCATCTTCATCTGCGGGGAGTCGTCCTGGCGGGAGGCGAACCGGGCGAAGAGCGAGGCGGTGATCGCCGGGAGCGGCACCGCGTTGTCGATGGCCGCCTCGACGGTCCAGCGGCCCTCGCCGGAGTCCTCCGCGTAGCCGCGCAGCTGGTTCAGGTGCTCGTCCTCGTCCAGGGCGTTGACCGCGAGGTCGAGCAGCCAGGAGCGGATGACGGTGCCCTCCTGCCAGGAGCGGAAGACCTCGCGGACGTTGTCCACCGACTTGACCTTCTCCAGCAGTTCCCAGCCCTCGGCGTAGGCCTGCATCATCGCGTACTCGATGCCGTTGTGGACCATCTTCGAGAAGTGGCCCGCGCCGACCCGGCCCGCGTGGACGTAGCCGTACGGGCCCTCGGGCTTGAGCGCGTCGAAGACCGGCCGCAGCCGCTCCACGTGCTCCTTGTCGCCGCCCACCATGAGGGCGTAGCCGTTCTCCAGGCCCCACACGCCGCCGGAGACGCCCGCGTCGACGAAGCCGATGCCCTTCACGCCGAGTTCGGCGGCGTGCTTCTCGTCGTCCGTCCAGCGGGAGTTGCCGCCGTCGACCACCGTGTCGCCCTCGGACAGCAGGTCCTTGAGCTCGTCGATGACGCCCTGGGTGGCGGTGCCGGCCGGGACCATCACCCACACCGTGCGGGGCGCCTCCAGCTTCTCGACCAGTTCTTCGAGGCTCTTGACGTCGGAGACTTCGGGGTTGCGGTCGTAGCCGACGACGGTGTGGCCGGCGCGGCGGATCCGCTCGCGCATGTTGCCGCCCATCTTGCCGAGACCGATGAGACCGAGCTGCATGATCAGTTCTCCGATGCGTTCTTGAGAGTGCGGTAGGCGGCGACGAGGGCCGTGGTGGAGGGGTCGAGGCCGGGCACGTCGGCGCCTTCGGTGAGGGCGGGTTCGACGCGCTTGGCGAGGACCTTGCCGAGCTCCACGCCCCACTGGTCGAAGGAGTCGATGTTCCAGATCGCGCCCTGCACGAACACCTTGTGCTCGTAGAGGGCGATGAGCTGGCCGAGGACGGACGGGGTCAGTTCGCGGGCGAGGATCGTCGTCGTCGGCCGGTCGCCCGGGAACGTCTTGTGCGGGACCAGTTCCTCCGGCACGCCCTCCGCGCGGACCTCCTCGGCCGTCTTGCCGAAGGCGAGGGCCTGGGTCTGGGCGAAGAAGTTCGCCATCAACAGGTCGTGCTGGGCCTTGAGTTCACCGCTCAGCTCGGCGACCGGCCTGGCGAAGCCGATGAAGTCCGCCGGGATCAGCTTCGTGCCCTGGTGGATGAGCTGGTAGTAGGCGTGCTGCCCGTTGGTGCCGGGCGTGCCCCAGACCACCGGCCCGGTCTGCCACTGCACCGGACGCCCGTCGCGCTGCACCGACTTGCCGTTGGACTCCATGTCGAGCTGCTGGAGATAGGCGGTGAACTTGGACAGGTAGTGCGAGTACGGCAGCACCGCGTGGGTCTGCGCGTCGTGGAAGTTGTTGTACCAGATACCCAACAGCCCGAGCAGCAGCGGGGCGTTGGCCTCGGCGGGCGCGGTGCGGAAGTGGTCGTCGACCAGGCGGAAGCCGTCCAGCATCTCGCGGAAGCGGTCCGGGCCGATCGCGATCATCAGGGACAGGCCGATCGCGGAGTCGTACGAGTAGCGGCCGCCGACCCAGTCCCAGAACTCGAACATGTTGGCCGTGTCGATGCCGAAGTCCGACACCTTCTCCGCGTTCGTGGACAGCGCCACGAAGTGCTTGGCCACCGCCTTCTCGTCCCCGTCGAAGGCGTTGAGCAGCCAGGAGCGGGCCGAGGTGGCGTTGGTGATCGTCTCGATGGTGGTGAACGTCTTGGACGCGACGATGAACAGCGTCTCGGCCGGGTCCAGGTCGCGGGTGGCCTCGTGCAGGTCGGCGCCGTCCACGTTGGAGACGAAACGGAACGTCAACTCCCGGGCGGTGAAGGCGCGCAGGGCCTCGTAGGCCATGGCGGGGCCGAGGTCGGAGCCGCCGATGCCGATGTTGACGACGTTCCTGATGCGCCTGCCGGTGTGGCCGGTCCACTCGCCGGAGCGCACCCGCTCGGCGAAGCCGGCCATCTTGTCCAGAACGGCGTGCACGGCCGGTACGACGTTCTCGCCGTCGACCTCGACGACCGCGCCGGGCGCGGCCCGCAGCGCGGTGTGCAGCACCGCCCGGTTCTCGGTGACGTTGATCCTCTCACCGCGGAACATGGCGTCCCGCAGACCGAAGACGTCGGTGGCGGCGGCGAGTTCGCGCAGCAGCGCGAGCGTCTCGTCGGTGATCAGGTGCTTGCTGTAGTCGATGTGCAGATCGCCGACCCGGACGACGTACCGCTCGGCGCGGCCGGGGTCCGTGGCGAACAGCTCGCGCAGGCGAGGCTGTCCCTCGGCGCGGTGGTCGGCCAGGGCCGTCCACTCGGGCCGGTGGGTGAGCACGGGGGTGTCTGACGGTGCGTCGGACATGTCAGGCGTTCTCCTTGGTGGCCTCGCCGGTGAGGGCGATGGCGTACATCTCGTCGGCGTCGAGGCGGCGCAGCTCCTCGGCGATGAGTTCGGAGGTGGCGCGGACCTTCAGGGCGAGGGTGCGCGGCGGCTGGCCCGGCAGGGTCAGCGTGGCGAGCGGCCCTTCCGGCCGGTCGATGACGATCTCGCCGTTGGCGGTGCCGAGCCGCACGGCCGTGACGACCGGGCCTGCGCTGACCACCCGGTCCACGGTGACGCCCAGGCGGGCCTCCAGCCAGCGCGACAGCAGTTCGGCGCTGGGGTTGTCCTGCTCGGCCTCGACGGCCGCGGAGGTCACCTCGGTGCGGGCCTGGTCCAGCGCGGCGGCCAGCATGGACCGCCACAGCGTGAGCCGGGTCCAGGCGAGGTCCGTGTCGCCGGGGGCGTAGGTGCGGCTGCGGGTGTCCAGGACCTCCATCGGCCGCTCCACCGCGTACAGGTCGGTGATGCGGCGCTGGGCCAGCGCGCCCAGCGGGTCCTTGGCCGGGGCGTCGGGCGCGTCCACCGGCCACCACACGACCACCGGGGCGTCCGGCAGCAGCAGCGGCAGCACCACGGAGTCGGCGTGGTCGGACACCTCGCCGTAGGTGCGCAGCACGACGGTCTCGCCGGTGCCGGCCTCGGAACCGACCCGGACCTCGGCGTCGAGCCGGGAGTGGGTGCGGTCGCGCAGGGTGCGGGCGTGCCGCTTGATGACGACCAGGGTCCGCGAGGGGTGTTCGCGCGAGGCGTCCTCCGCGGCCTTGATCGAGTCGTAGGCGTTCTCCTCGTCCGTGACGATGACCATCGTCAGGACCATGCCCACGGCCGGGGTGCCGATGGCGCGGCGTCCCCGCACCAGCGCCTTGTTGATCTTGCTTGCCGTGGTGTCGGTCAGGTCGATCTTCATGGCCTGCGCCAGCTCCGTCCGTCTCGTGCGAGCATCTCGTCCGCTTCCTTCGGGCCCCAGCTGCCCGACGGGTACTGCGCGGGGCTGCCGTGCGCCGCCCAGTACCCCTCGATCGGGTCCAGGATCTTCCAGGACTCTTCCACTTCCTGGTGACGGGGGAACAGGTTGGCGTCGCCGAGCAGCACGTCCAGGATGAGCCGCTCGTACGCCTCCGGGCTGGACTCGGTGAAGGACTCGCCGTAGGCGAAGTCCATCGACACGTCCCGGATCTCCATCGAGGTGCCCGGCACCTTGGAGCCGAACCGCACGGTCATGCCCTCGTCGGGCTGGACGCGGATGACGATCGCGTTCGAGCCCAGCTCCTCGGTGGCGGTGGAGTCGAAGGGGGAGTGCGGGGCCCGCTTGAAGACCACCGCGATCTCGGTGACCCGGCGGCCAAGACGCTTGCCGGCCCGCAGGTAGAAGGGGACGCCCGCCCAGCGGCGGTTGTCGATGCCCAGCTTGAGCGCGGCGTAGGTGTCGGTCTTCGACTGCGGGTCGATGCCGTCCTCCTCCAGATAGCCGACGACCTTCTCGCCGCCCTGCCATCCGGCCGCGTACTGGCCGCGCACGGTGTGCATGCCGAGGTCCTCCGGCAGCCGCACCGACTTCAGCACCTTCAGCTTCTCGGTGAGCAGCGCCTCCGCGTCGAACGCGATGGGCTCCTCCATGGCGGTCAGCGCCATCAGCTGCAGCAGGTGGTTCTGGATGACGTCACGGGCGGCGCCGATGCCGTCGTAGTACCCCGCGCGGCCGCCGATGCCGATGTCCTCGGCCATGGTGATCTGTACGTGGTCGACGTACGACCGGTTCCAGATCGGCTCGTACATCTGGTTGGCGAAGCGCAGCGCCAGGATGTTCTGGACGGTCTCCTTGCCGAGGTAGTGGTCGATCCGGAACACCTGGTCCGGCTCGAACACGTCGTGCACGATCGCGTTCAGGGCCTGGGCGCTGGCCAGGTCGTGGCCGAACGGCTTCTCGATCACCGCGCGCCGCCAGGAGCCCTCCTCGGGCGGGCTCGCCAGGCCGTGCTTCTTCAGCTGCTGCACGACCTTCGGGAAGAACTTCGGCGGCACCGAGAGGTAGAACGCGAAGTTGCCGCCGGTGCCGCGGGAGGCGTCCAGCTCGTCGACGGCGTCCTTGAGCTGCTTGAACGCGGTGTCGTCGTCGAAGTCGCCGGGGATGAACCGCATGCCCTCGGCGAGCTGCTGCCACACCTCCTCACGGAACGGGGTGCGCGAGTGCTCCCGCACCGCGTCGTGCACGACCTCGGCGAAGTCCTGGTCCTCCCAGTCCCGGCGGGCGAACCCGACCAGCGAGAAGCCCGGCGGCAGCAGACCGCGGTTGGCCAGGTCGTACACGGCCGGCATCAGCTTCTTGCGGGACAGGTCGCCGGTCACACCGAAGATGACCAGGCCGGAGGGGCCCGCGATGCGGGGCAGCCGGCGGTCGCGGGGGTCGCGCAGCGGGTTCACCCAGTCGGCGGCCGGGCCGACCGGCACGCGCACCTCCTCGGCGGCGGGTGTCCCGTCTTTCGGGGCCTTGGTCGTCATTACGCGTCAACTCCCTTGCTGTCCAGGGACTTGGTGACGGCGTCCAGCAGTTCCTGCCAGGCCGTCCCGAACTTGGCGACGCCCTCGTCCTCCAGCTGCTGGACGACCTCGTCGTAGGAGATGCCGAGCCGCTCCACGGCGGCGAGGTCCGCGCGGGCCTGCTCGTAACCGCCGGTCACCGTGTCGCCCGTGATCTCGCCGTGGTCGGCGGCGGCCCGCAGGGTGGCCTCCGGCATCGTGTTCACGGTGCCGGGCGCGACCAGCTCGTCCACGTACAGCGTGTCCTTGTACGCGGGATCCTTCACACCGGTGGAGGCCCACAGCGGACGCTGCCGGTTCGCGCCCGCCTTCGCCAGCGCGTCCCAGCGGCCGGAGGCGAAGACCTCCTCGTACGCCTCGTAGGCGAGCCGCGCGTTGGCGAGGGCCGCCCGGCCCTTGAGCGCCAGGGCCTCGTCGGTGCCGAGGGCGGTGAGCCGCTTGTCGATCTCGGAGTCCACGCGGGAGACGAAGAACGACGCCACCGAGTGGATCGTGGACAGGTCCAGGCCGCGCTCGCGGGCCTTCTCCAGGCCGGCCAGGTAGGCGTCCATGACCGCGCGGTAGCGCTCCAGGGAGAAGATCAGCGTCACGTTGACGCTGATACCCAGACCGATGACCTCGGTGATCGCCGGCAGGCCCGCCCGGGTGGCCGGGATCTTGATCATCACGTTGGGGCGGTCGACCAGCCAGGCCAGCTGCCTGGCCTCGGCGACGGTCGCCTTCTCGTCGTGCGCGAGGCGCGGGTCGACCTCGATGGAGACCCGTCCGTCGCGGCCGTCCGAGGCGGTGTAGACGGTATGCAGTACGTCGGCGGCGGCGCGCACGTCGGCGGTCGTCATCATCCGCACGGCCTCCTCGACCGTGACACCGCGCACCGCGAGGTCGGTCAGCTGCTCCTCGTAGCCCTCGCCCGAGCCGATGGCCGCCTGGAAGATCGACGGGTTGGTGGTGACGCCCACGACACCGCCGTTCGCCACCAGCTCCGCCAGGCCGCCCGAGGCGATGCGGGTGCGCGACAGGTCGTCGAGCCAGACCGACACCCCCTCGTCGGCGAGGCGCTTGAGGGCTCCCGGGGTCCCGATTGCTTCGGTCACAGTGATCATCTTTCCTATCGCGTCGGTATCAGGCGTGCGCGGCGGCCAGCGAGGCGCGGGCAGCGGCGGCGACGTTCTCGGGGGTGAAGCCGAACTCGGCGAACAGTGTGGTCGCATCGGCGGAGGCACCGAAGTGTTCGAGGGAGACGATCCGGCCTGCGTCCCCGACGAACCGGTGCCAGGTCAGGCCGATCCCGGCCTCGACGGCGACCCGCGCCCGCACGGCCGGCGG
Above is a genomic segment from Streptomyces collinus Tu 365 containing:
- a CDS encoding TetR/AcrR family transcriptional regulator; this translates as MTGAEEPARPEGRARDAARTRAEILDVATREFARSGYDGARVDEIAARTRTTKRMIYYYFGGKEQLFTAVLERAYGAIRDAERRLDVDGLDPVAAIRRLAELTFDHHERNPDFVRLVSIENIHGAHHIAASRKLGRIGSPALDVIRRILAAGRESGAFTADVDAVELHAMISSLCFFRVANRHTFGVLFGRDLVAPAQRERYRALIGDMVIAHLTAERTAAGRPPPRRARPNG
- a CDS encoding histidine phosphatase family protein produces the protein MGDLLLVRHGETEWSRSGQHTSWTDLPLTTLGEEQAKSLAPLLTGRTYALVLTSPLGRAVRTAELAGLTGAVPEPELHEWDYGGYEGVTTADIHRDRPGWDLWTDGVPPGPEGHPGESPEAVGARADRVLARVDAALAADTGDVVLVAHAHFLRVLTARRLGLAPAEGRLFQLATGTVGRLSTEHGRPVIAEWNRRP
- the gnd gene encoding phosphogluconate dehydrogenase (NAD(+)-dependent, decarboxylating) — its product is MQLGLIGLGKMGGNMRERIRRAGHTVVGYDRNPEVSDVKSLEELVEKLEAPRTVWVMVPAGTATQGVIDELKDLLSEGDTVVDGGNSRWTDDEKHAAELGVKGIGFVDAGVSGGVWGLENGYALMVGGDKEHVERLRPVFDALKPEGPYGYVHAGRVGAGHFSKMVHNGIEYAMMQAYAEGWELLEKVKSVDNVREVFRSWQEGTVIRSWLLDLAVNALDEDEHLNQLRGYAEDSGEGRWTVEAAIDNAVPLPAITASLFARFASRQDDSPQMKMIAALRNQFGGHAVEKKD
- the pgi gene encoding glucose-6-phosphate isomerase, which encodes MSDAPSDTPVLTHRPEWTALADHRAEGQPRLRELFATDPGRAERYVVRVGDLHIDYSKHLITDETLALLRELAAATDVFGLRDAMFRGERINVTENRAVLHTALRAAPGAVVEVDGENVVPAVHAVLDKMAGFAERVRSGEWTGHTGRRIRNVVNIGIGGSDLGPAMAYEALRAFTARELTFRFVSNVDGADLHEATRDLDPAETLFIVASKTFTTIETITNATSARSWLLNAFDGDEKAVAKHFVALSTNAEKVSDFGIDTANMFEFWDWVGGRYSYDSAIGLSLMIAIGPDRFREMLDGFRLVDDHFRTAPAEANAPLLLGLLGIWYNNFHDAQTHAVLPYSHYLSKFTAYLQQLDMESNGKSVQRDGRPVQWQTGPVVWGTPGTNGQHAYYQLIHQGTKLIPADFIGFARPVAELSGELKAQHDLLMANFFAQTQALAFGKTAEEVRAEGVPEELVPHKTFPGDRPTTTILARELTPSVLGQLIALYEHKVFVQGAIWNIDSFDQWGVELGKVLAKRVEPALTEGADVPGLDPSTTALVAAYRTLKNASEN
- the opcA gene encoding glucose-6-phosphate dehydrogenase assembly protein OpcA, yielding MKIDLTDTTASKINKALVRGRRAIGTPAVGMVLTMVIVTDEENAYDSIKAAEDASREHPSRTLVVIKRHARTLRDRTHSRLDAEVRVGSEAGTGETVVLRTYGEVSDHADSVVLPLLLPDAPVVVWWPVDAPDAPAKDPLGALAQRRITDLYAVERPMEVLDTRSRTYAPGDTDLAWTRLTLWRSMLAAALDQARTEVTSAAVEAEQDNPSAELLSRWLEARLGVTVDRVVSAGPVVTAVRLGTANGEIVIDRPEGPLATLTLPGQPPRTLALKVRATSELIAEELRRLDADEMYAIALTGEATKENA
- the zwf gene encoding glucose-6-phosphate dehydrogenase translates to MTTKAPKDGTPAAEEVRVPVGPAADWVNPLRDPRDRRLPRIAGPSGLVIFGVTGDLSRKKLMPAVYDLANRGLLPPGFSLVGFARRDWEDQDFAEVVHDAVREHSRTPFREEVWQQLAEGMRFIPGDFDDDTAFKQLKDAVDELDASRGTGGNFAFYLSVPPKFFPKVVQQLKKHGLASPPEEGSWRRAVIEKPFGHDLASAQALNAIVHDVFEPDQVFRIDHYLGKETVQNILALRFANQMYEPIWNRSYVDHVQITMAEDIGIGGRAGYYDGIGAARDVIQNHLLQLMALTAMEEPIAFDAEALLTEKLKVLKSVRLPEDLGMHTVRGQYAAGWQGGEKVVGYLEEDGIDPQSKTDTYAALKLGIDNRRWAGVPFYLRAGKRLGRRVTEIAVVFKRAPHSPFDSTATEELGSNAIVIRVQPDEGMTVRFGSKVPGTSMEIRDVSMDFAYGESFTESSPEAYERLILDVLLGDANLFPRHQEVEESWKILDPIEGYWAAHGSPAQYPSGSWGPKEADEMLARDGRSWRRP
- the tal gene encoding transaldolase, producing MITVTEAIGTPGALKRLADEGVSVWLDDLSRTRIASGGLAELVANGGVVGVTTNPSIFQAAIGSGEGYEEQLTDLAVRGVTVEEAVRMMTTADVRAAADVLHTVYTASDGRDGRVSIEVDPRLAHDEKATVAEARQLAWLVDRPNVMIKIPATRAGLPAITEVIGLGISVNVTLIFSLERYRAVMDAYLAGLEKARERGLDLSTIHSVASFFVSRVDSEIDKRLTALGTDEALALKGRAALANARLAYEAYEEVFASGRWDALAKAGANRQRPLWASTGVKDPAYKDTLYVDELVAPGTVNTMPEATLRAAADHGEITGDTVTGGYEQARADLAAVERLGISYDEVVQQLEDEGVAKFGTAWQELLDAVTKSLDSKGVDA